The following is a genomic window from Opitutus sp. GAS368.
ACGCGCCAAGTCGATCAGGCAGCGGCAAGTCAGACGAAAGCCCAGACAAGCGCGGAAAAAACGCCGTCAAGTCAAGCTGTAGGAGGAACTTTGCGCCCCGATTCATCGCGGGGTAAACCCGCTCCTACAGTTCAAACCAACACCGATTGCATCCGTGTCTATCCGTGCAATCCGTGGTTAAAACGCTCAGCTCAGGTCCCGGAAGCTGCCGAACTCCGGGTCGAACAGACGCCGGTAGGTGCGGACGACCATGCCGTCGGTCTGGCCGGAGAGGAAATCACAGATGCGGCGGGCCTTCCCGTCCTGGGTCTTCTCGGCCTCGATGAGACGGCTGACGTGGTTGGGCAGGATGCGAATGACGCGCTCGTTGCGCTCGGCGTAGTTCTCCCAGATGGCGTTGTAGAGGGCGTTGATGATCGTGCGCGCCTTGTATTCGAGCTGCTCGAGCTGCGGGCTCTCAAAGATGATGTCGTTCGCCATCTTCTTGAAGAAGTCCGCCTCGCTGCGCGCCACCGGGTCGATGACGAGGTCGAATTTGTAGCGGTTGGTCTTCTCGGCCATGAAGTTGTCGCGCGGCTTGAGCCGGCAGGCCTGGATGAAGGCGCCCGTCTTCTTCGAGAAGGTGTTCTCCAGCCGGTCGCGCCGGATGGCGTCGAACAGCGTGTCGAGGTGCCGCTGCTCGGCGGCGCCGATGGTCTCGCCGTCGGCCCAGCGCTCGACGCGCTCGACCGTGAGGAAGCCGGCGCGCACGCCGTCCACGATGTCGTTGAGCGAGTAGGCCGCGTCGTCCGACCAGTCCATGATCTGGCACTCGACGCTCTTGAAGTCGTTGAGCGCGTCGCCGCGCATGAGGGCGCCGGGGAGCTTGGTGCCGCCGAACACCCAGTCGCGTACGGGGGCCTGGCCGTCGTAGATGAAGTGGTTGATCGGCGGCGTGGCGAACTCGGTGTAGAGCTTCTTGTATTTGAGCACGCCGTCGAGCAGCGCACGGGTGGGCTGCATGCCCTTCACGCCGGACTCGTTCTGGTAGATGCTCTCGCAGAGCAGGTGCAGCGTCTGGGCGTTGCCCTCGAAGCCGCCGCGCCGCTTCATCAGCTCCTGCAGCGTGCGTTCGCCGGAATGCCCGAACGGCGGGTGGCCCATGTCGTGCGCCAGGCTGCAGGCCTCGACGAGGTCGGAGTCGATGTAGAAGTCGTCGGTCAGCGGGTCGCCGCGGCTGCGGAGGTAGTGGCAGATGGAGCGCCCGATCTGCGCGACCTCCATCGAGTGCGTGAGCCGGGTGCGGTAGAAGTCGTATTCGCCGCTGAGGAACACCTGGGTCTTCGACTGGAGCTTGCGGAAGGCGTGCGCGTGGATGATGCGGTCGCGGTCGATCTGGAACGGGCTGCGGTAGTCCGTCCGCCGGGCGGTGCCCCACTCCTGCAGGTCGAAGGCGTTGTAGAAACGGTTCTGCGGCATGGTGTCTTATTTGTAGGAGCCTGCTTGCAGGCGATCTGAAGCCCCGGCGGCCTGCTTGCATCCCGGATCGCCTGCAAGCAGGCTCCTACAGGCGGAATGATTGAAGCGGACGGACGAAATGTAAGTGGACGGAGACATCAGGATTCGTTTCGACAGAAGCACGGGATTTCACAGGATGCCAGCCTTATGCCGCCCTCCTTTGCCAAGGCCCCGGAGGGCAGGCTCCATTCCCTTCCCCTATGCTGAACTCACGTCTTCTCCTGTTCCTGGCGGCCCTGTGTGTCGCCAGTCTACCCATCCTGCGCGGCGCCGAGCCCGTCGCCCAGACTCCGATCACCGCGGCCGACCTGTTCAACATCAAGACGGTCGAGACTCCCGCCCTCTCGCCCGACGGCAAGTGGGTCGCTTATGTGCTCCGCACCATCGAAAAGACGACCGGGTCCGCCGAAGCCTCGATGAAGGAGGACTGGACCTATCGCACGCAACTCTGGCTCGCCGCCACGGACGGCCAGACCCCGCCGCGCCAGCTGACCTTCGGCGTCGCCCGCAACTCCAGCCCGGCCTGGTCGCCGGCCGGCGACCGTCTCGCCTTCGTCCGCACCGTCGAAAAGGAAAAGCCGCAGGTCTATGTCCTCCCGATTGCCGGCGGCGAAGCCCTGCCGCTCACCAAGATCGAGACCGGCGCCACCAGTCCACGCTGGTCGCCGGACGGCACGAAGATCCTCTTCACCAGCTCGCTGTCCTACGCGCAGGTGCGCGCCGCGCTGGAGAAGAAGTCGGCCGAGGCCGCGCCGGCCTGGAGCAATGAGAAGCCCCGCCGCAAGGCCAACGACACGGCCAACTGGGGCGCAAAAAAATCGGCAAAAGAAGGTGACAAGGCCAAGCCGGACCTGTCAGCCGAAGCCTTGGCGAAGGCTGACGGCACGCCGCAGGAAATCCGCGAGTGGCTCGCCAGGAACGAGGCCGACGGCAACCCGCGCGTCATGGACCGCCTCAACTTCCTGGCCGAGGGCGACCTGCAGGTGGACCCCGAGTTCAACGAGTTCTACGCGGTGGAAGCCAGGGAAGGCGCCGAGCCGCAGGCGATCACGCTCGGTTACGAGGGCTATGCCGCCGCCAGCTGGCTGGCCGACGGCAAGGGCATCATCTGCACCGGCCCGCGCGACCCCAAGCTCCACCCCGACCGCGACAGGCTGAGCAGCCTCTACACCATCGACGTCGCGACCGGCGCGGCGAAGGTGCTGCTGGAGGAACCCGGGTGCAATTATGGCGGGCCGACCGCCTCGCCCGACGGCAAGTGGATCGCCTACGCGGTCGGCCCGGGCGGCGAACTCAGCTTCAACCAGCCGATGGTCGCCATCGTGCCCGCGGGCGGCGGCACGCCGAAGGTGCTGACGCCCGATCTCGACCGCGCGGTGGCCAGGCTCAAATGGTCGTCCGACTCGAAGTTCGTGTATTTCACCGCGCCCGACCGCGGGCGTTTTCCGCTTTACCGCGCGGCGGTCGACCGGACCGTGCCGGAGACCCTGACCCCGCAGACCGACTGGGGGGTCAATGACTTCGACGTCCGGGCCGGCGCGCTCGTGCAGGCCGTGACCAACCCGGGCAATCCCTCGGAGCTCTACCGCGGCCCGGCCGACGGCAAGATGCCGCAACCCCTCACCCGCGGCAACAGCTCCTGGCTGCAGGACCGGAAGCTCAGCACCTACGAGGGGCACCGGCTGGTGCAGGCGGACGGCATCACGGTCGACTACTGGACCCTCAAGCCGGCCAACTTCGACCCGAAGAAAAAATACCCGCTGCTCGTCCAGATCCACGGCGGTCCTTCCGCCATGTGGGGCCCGGGCGAGGCGAGCATGTGGCACGAATTCCAGTTCTATGCCGCGCGCGGCTATGTCGTGATGTTCGCCAATCCCCGCGGCTCGGGCGGTTACGGCAGGGATTACCAGCGCGCGAATTTCAAGGACTGGGGCATCGGGCCCGCGAGCGACGTGCTCGCGGCCGCGAGCTTCACCGCCAAGGAGGCTTACGTGGACAAGGACCGGCAGGTGCTGACCGGCGGCTCCTACGGCGGCTACCTGACGGCGTGGATCGTCGGCCACGACCATCGCTTCAAGGCGGCGGTCGCCCAGCGCGGCGTCTACGATCTCTCGACCTTCTTCGGCGAGGGCAACGCCTGGTTCCTGCTGCCGCTCTATTGGGGGGGTTATCCCTGGCAGAAGGACGTCCGGCCCCTGCTCGACCGCGACTCGCCGCTGACCTACGTGGACAACATCAGGACGCCGCTGCTCATCCAGCATGGCGACGTGGATTTCCGCACCGGCTTCGTGCAGAGCCAGGTCCTCTACAAGAGCCTCAAGCAGCTCGGCCGCGACGTGGAATACGTCCGCTACCCGCGCGCCACGCACGAACTCAGCCGCAGCGGCGAGCCCAAGCAGCGCCTCGACACGCTCGTGCGCTACGAGGAGTTCTTCCGCCGCTACATCGGGGAGAATTAAGGCATCTACTGTAGGGTCGCCGCTCGCCGGCGGACCGCGGTTATGTCCTACACACCCCGCCCTGCGGGCACGCCTCTCAAGAGGGGATTCCCATATACATGTCTGGATCCCCTCTTGAGAGGGGTGGCGCGAAGCGACGGGGTGTGTCGCCCGAATATAACGCCCGATTAACGCTCTTGGCCCTCGCCGCCGCAGGTGCCTGCTTGCGGTCATGCTTGCCGCCACCATAGTTCCCGCCATGCCCCACGTCCTCTTCCCCACCCCGTTCGGGACCTGCGGCATCGCTTGGAACGACACCGGGCTGACCGGCTTCCAACTGCCCGAGGAAACCGCGGCGCTCACCGAGCAGCACCTCGCCCGCAAGGCCCGCAGCCAGCCGGCCACGGAGCCGCCGCCCGAGTGGGTGCAAGGCCTCATCGGCCGCGTCCAGCAGCACCTCGAAGGCCAGCTGCAGGATTTCGCCGGCACCGAGCTCGACTGGTCGCGCGTGACGGATTTCCAACAGGCGGTCTATCTGCAGGCGCAGGCGATCAAGCCCGGCTACAAGAAGAGCTATGGCGAGATCGCCAAGCTGATGGCCCTCGGCCACGAGGCGGCGCGCGCCGTCGGCGTCGCCCTCGCGACGAATCCCTGGCCGCTGATCGTGCCCTGCCACCGCGTGGTGTCGGCCGGCGACAAGATGACGGGCTTCTCCGCGCCGGGCGGCGTCCGCACCAAGACCCGCCTGCTCACGCTGGAAGGCGCGGAACTGCTCTCGGAATGATTTACTGTAGGAGGGGCTTTACGCCCCGATGGAACTACGCGTAATTCGGTCGGGGCATAAAGCCCCTCCTACAGGATGAAACCCAAACTCCAATTCGACCCCGTCGCCGCCCTCGCGCACCTCCGGGCCGGCGACACCGAGCTGGCCGCACTGATCGACCGGGTCGGGCCGTTCACGATGGAATTGAACCCGGCCCCCAGCCTCTTTGAGGCGCTGCTGCGCTCGATCGTCTACCAGCAGCTGCACGGCAAGGCTGCGGCTTCGATCCACGGCCGCGTGCTGGCCGAGTTGGCGAAGCACGGCGGCCCGACGCCCGCGGCCCTGACCAAGGCGTCGGACGCCGCGCTGCGCGGCGCCGGGTTGTCCGGCAACAAGCTGCTGGCCGTGCGGGACCTCGCCCGCAAGTGCATCGCGGGCACCGTGCCGTCGCTCAAGGTGGCGGCGAAACTCGGTGACGAGGAGCTGGTGACGCGCCTGACCGAGGTGCGCGGCATCGGGCCGTGGACGGTGCACATGCTGCTGATTTTCCACCTCGGCCGGCCGGACGTGATGCCGACGGGCGATTTCGCCATCCGGCTGGGGTTCAAAAAACTCTATCGCAAGCGCAAGGACCCGACGCCCGAAGCCATCATCAAACACGCGCGGCGCTGGTCGCCCTACCGGTCGGTCGCGAGCTGGTATCTGTGGCGTTCGCTCGACACGGGTTGAGAGCCTCGCGGGCTTCCCGGCCGCACCGGGTCAGGAATAACCTGAAAGGCGTATGCCTTCGGAGTTGTTTCCCAGGGAACCGCGCCTAGGTTGTCGGCCAACCCATTCCCTCATGTCCACCACCATGCGCGCCATCGTGAAGCCCACTGCCGGCCCCGGCCTCATCATGACCCAGGTCCCGGTGCCCCGGCCGGGCGTCAACGATGTGCTCATCAAGATCAAGAAGACCTCCATCTGCGGCACCGACGTGCACATCAACAAGTGGGACTCGTGGGCCCAGCGCGTCATCAAGCCGCCGCTGGTCATCGGCCACGAATATGTCGGCACCGTCGAGGACCTGGGCAACGGTGTCACGGGGTTCACCAAGGGTCAGGTCGTTACCGGCGAGGGGCACATCGTGTGCGGCCACTGCCGCAACTGCCTCGCCGGCCGCCGCCACCTCTGCCCCAACACCGTCGGCGTCGGCGTGAACCGCGACGGCGCGTTCGCCGACTACGTTTCCATACCGGCCAGCAACGTCTGGAAGGTGCCCGCCGGCATGGACCTCGACGTCGTCTCCTGCTTCGACCCGCTCGGCAATGCCGTGCACACCACCCTCTCCTACGACATGGTCGGCGAGGACGTCCTCATCACCGGCGCCGGCCCCATCGGCTGCATGGCCATCGCTGTCGCCAAGCACGCCGGCGCCCGCAAGGTCGTCATCACCGACATCAACGACGGCCGGCTCGAGCTCGCGAAAAAATTCGGGCCGACGCGCACGGTGAACACCGCGAAGGAAAACCTTTCCGATGTCTGGCACAAGGAGCTCGGCATGACCGAGGGCTTCGACGTCGGCCTCGAGATGTCCGGCAGCGCCATCGCCCTGAACCAGATGATCGACAACATGATCATGGGCGGCCGCATCGCGCTGCTCGGCACGCACTCCGCCAAGGCCGAGGTCGACTGGAACAAGATCGTCTTCAAGATGCTTCACCTGAAGGGCATTTACGGCCGCGAGATGTTCGAGACGTGGTATAAAATGACCGCGCTCGTGCAAGGCGGCATGGACATCACGCCCGTCATCACCCACCGGATGCCCGTCGCCAATTTCCAGGAGGGCTTCGACCTCATGGGCGCGGGCAAGTCCGGCAAGATCGTGCTGAACTGGGAGTGAGAGGGGCACTCTGGAAGGCCCAGGTGGACGTGGGTTCTCCACCAAACCGCCTCAGTGCCGCAGCAGCCAGTGCACCAGGCCGCCGGTCGCCAGCGCCAGGCAGGCGGACAGCAGCGTGCCGATCAGCACGTATTCCGCGAACGGCCGGTCGTCGAGCGCCTTGAAGCGCGTGAAGGCCTTCGCCGCCAGGATGAACCCGATGGCGCCGTATTGGGCCTGCAGGACGAAGCTGTAGAGCAGCACGCGCTCGAGGATGCCGATGACCCGGCCCCGGTTGAACTCGCCGATGTCGATCGTGCTGCCGTCCGGACGCGCCGACAGAAAGCGCGGCTTCAGGTCCAGCCAGTCGAAGACCGCCCGGATGACCAGGTTCGCCTCGTTGGCCGAGAGCAACAGGCCGAAAAGCACGAGCTGGAACCGGACACCGCCCAGCACCTGCAGCAATGGGGTGAGCACGGTCCAATGCCCGAGGCGGCCACTCCACTCACCCAGCTCCGGCCGGAAGGCCAGGCCCAGGCGCGGGGAAAAACAAATGCTCCACGCCACCAGCCCGAGCAGGCCCAGCGCCAGCCGGGCAAAGTCCTTGCGCCCGGCCCGGCGCTCCAGCCGGTAGCCCAGGATGTTCAGCGCGACCACCGCGGCCGCCGCCGCCAGCCAGACACCGCCGCAGGGGTAAAGCACCGCCAGCGCGATGAGCTCGATCCCCGCCTTGATGCGCCACACCCGCCCGTCCACCGCGTCATCGCGAAACAGGCTGACGAGCCGGGTGAGAAGCCAGAGGTTGGCGAAGACCAGGAAGTTCATGGGGTCTTGAGTTCGTGATTCAGCAGACGCGTGATTTCTTTGCAGAGTCCCTGCAGTTCGTCGAGCGCGGCCGCATTGATATTTTTGTAGACCGCCACATTGCTGATGCGGAGCTCTTTCTCCAGCGTGCCCACCGATTCCTCCTTGAGCAGGCCCTGCATGATGCGCAGGCGGTTGCGCGTCCACCCATCCATCTTATGGCTCACGAGGTTGAGCAGATGGTTGATGAGTATCCAACGGTCATAGGCCGCATCCTTGGCGGGATCGCCCTGCAGTCGCAGCAGGTAGGAGGTCTTCTTCAACCCGGTGATGGCCTCGCGGGCCCGGTGAAACGCCGGGCCGTCCATGCCGAGCGCCTGCTTCCGGTTGATCTCCGTGCTGATCACGCCCACGCCGACCGCGAAGCGGGCCTGCGCGGGATGGATCTGGCACAAGATGGAGAAAATATCCGCGAACAGCGTGTCGGCCGACTTGTAGACGGCCTGGAATTCGTCGCCGAGCGTGATGGTATAGGGCGAAGCCAGCGCCGGGTTGCGGCTGCTGATTTCCTTCAAGAAAGCCGCCAGCTCCGTCTGGAACTGATCCCGCCGGGGCAGCGCCTTCGAGTCCACGATGTCGCCGATGAGCGCGAGGTATTTCATGAGGCTATGAGTTAACCATTTTGGTTAGATTGTCAATATTCTAACCAATTCGGTTAATTTCATCATAATTAACCGAATCGGTTAACCCGGCCGTGCGGGCCCTTGCCGCGTCCGGTTTTTTCCCAACGCTGGCGGGCAAATGAATTCCGCCTACTCCGACCACCTGACGAAGACTCTCGGCGAAATCGAGGCCGCCGGGCTTTACAAGCGCGAGCGGATCATCACCACACACCAGACGGCCCACATCGCCGTGGCGTCCGGCCAGAAGGTGCTGAACCTGTGTGCCAACAACTACCTCGGCCTGGCCGACAACCCGGAGTTGATCACGGCCGCGCGCGAGTCCCTCGACCGCTGGGGCTACGGCTTGGCCTCGGTGCGCTTCATCTGCGGTACCCAGCAAATCCACAAGGACCTCGAGGCGACCCTCGCCGGGTTCCTCGGCACCGAAGACACCATTCTCTACTCGTCCTGCTTCGACGCCAACGGCGGCCTCTTCGAGACCCTGCTCGGGGCGGAGGATGCTGTCATTTCCGACGAGCTGAACCACGCCTCGATCATCGACGGCGTGCGGCTCTGCAAGGCGCAACGCTACCGCTACAAGAACAACAATCTCGAGGACCTCGAGGCCAAGCTGAAGGAGGCCGACGCCGCCAAGGCCCGCTTCAAGCTCATCGCCACCGACGGCGTGTTCTCGATGGACGGCTTCATCGCCAACCTGAAAGGCATCTGCGACCTGGCCGACAAATACGGCGCGCTGGTGATGGTGGACGACAGCCATTCCGTTGGCTTCATGGGCCGGACCGGTCGCGGCACGCACGAACACTGCGGCGTCATGGGCCGCGTCGACGTCTTCACCGGCACGCTCGGCAAGGCGCTCGGCGGCGCCACCGGCGGCTACACCAGCGGCCGGAAGCAGATCATCGACCTGCTCCGCCAGCGCTCCCGGCCCTACCTTTTCTCCAACACCATCGCCCCGAGCGTCGCCGCCGCGTCCATCAAGTGCCTCGAGATGCTCAGCCGCTCGACCGAATTGCGCGACAAGCTCGAGGCCAACACCAGGTTTTTCCGCGAGGGCCTGACCAAGGCCGGCCTGACGATCCGCCCCGGCACGCACCCGATCGTGCCGGTCATGCTCGGCGACGCCGCGTTGTCGCAGAAGGTCGCCGCCCGCATGCTCGAGAAGGGCGTCTACGTCATCGGCTTCTTCTATCCCGTCGTGCCGCAGGGCATGGCCCGCATCCGCACGCAGGTGTCCGCGGCGCACAGCCGCGAAGACCTGGAATTTGCCATCAAGGCCTTCGCCGAAGTGAAGACAGAGTTTGGCTTGTAGGAGCCTGCTTGCAGGCGATACAAACTCGCGCCGACACACCGCGTCCTGATCGCCTGCAAGCAGGCTCCTACATGAAGAATCCCACCCCCGCCCAACTCAGGCAGCTCAAGGCCGCCGCCAAGACAGCCGCCGGCCGGGCCTACGCCCCCTACTCCAAGTTCACGGTCGGCGCCGCGATCCTGACCTCGACCGACAGGATCTACTCGGGCTGCAATGTCGAGAACGCCTCCTACGGCCTGACCAATTGCGCCGAACGCACCGCCATATTCAACGCCGTGGCCGCCGGGGAAAAGCGGCTGAGACTGAAGTGCGTCGTCGTTTACACCCCGACCGACATACCGACGGCCCCGTGTGGCGCGTGCCGGCAGGTCATCAACGAATTCGGGCCCGACGCCCGCATCCTGTCCGTTTGCCGCGGCAAGGGCCACATCGCCTCCAGCACGCGCGAGCTGCTGCCCGGCGCCTTCGGTCCGGCCGACCTTGCTTGATTCGGCCCCTGCCACCTAAAGCGAGTCCGTGAACTTTCGGAACTCTTCCCAGTAGCGCGGCCCGGTGAAGTCGCCGAGACCGGCGTGGGGCCCTCCCTCGACGAAGAGCTTCTGCTTTCGCGCGGTGATCGTCTCGTAGAGTTTCTCGCCCTGCCAGAACGGCACGGTGTTGTCCGCCGTGCCGTGGATGACAAACACCGGCAACTTGAGTTCGGGCACCTTGGCA
Proteins encoded in this region:
- the dgt gene encoding dGTP triphosphohydrolase: MPQNRFYNAFDLQEWGTARRTDYRSPFQIDRDRIIHAHAFRKLQSKTQVFLSGEYDFYRTRLTHSMEVAQIGRSICHYLRSRGDPLTDDFYIDSDLVEACSLAHDMGHPPFGHSGERTLQELMKRRGGFEGNAQTLHLLCESIYQNESGVKGMQPTRALLDGVLKYKKLYTEFATPPINHFIYDGQAPVRDWVFGGTKLPGALMRGDALNDFKSVECQIMDWSDDAAYSLNDIVDGVRAGFLTVERVERWADGETIGAAEQRHLDTLFDAIRRDRLENTFSKKTGAFIQACRLKPRDNFMAEKTNRYKFDLVIDPVARSEADFFKKMANDIIFESPQLEQLEYKARTIINALYNAIWENYAERNERVIRILPNHVSRLIEAEKTQDGKARRICDFLSGQTDGMVVRTYRRLFDPEFGSFRDLS
- a CDS encoding S9 family peptidase — protein: MLNSRLLLFLAALCVASLPILRGAEPVAQTPITAADLFNIKTVETPALSPDGKWVAYVLRTIEKTTGSAEASMKEDWTYRTQLWLAATDGQTPPRQLTFGVARNSSPAWSPAGDRLAFVRTVEKEKPQVYVLPIAGGEALPLTKIETGATSPRWSPDGTKILFTSSLSYAQVRAALEKKSAEAAPAWSNEKPRRKANDTANWGAKKSAKEGDKAKPDLSAEALAKADGTPQEIREWLARNEADGNPRVMDRLNFLAEGDLQVDPEFNEFYAVEAREGAEPQAITLGYEGYAAASWLADGKGIICTGPRDPKLHPDRDRLSSLYTIDVATGAAKVLLEEPGCNYGGPTASPDGKWIAYAVGPGGELSFNQPMVAIVPAGGGTPKVLTPDLDRAVARLKWSSDSKFVYFTAPDRGRFPLYRAAVDRTVPETLTPQTDWGVNDFDVRAGALVQAVTNPGNPSELYRGPADGKMPQPLTRGNSSWLQDRKLSTYEGHRLVQADGITVDYWTLKPANFDPKKKYPLLVQIHGGPSAMWGPGEASMWHEFQFYAARGYVVMFANPRGSGGYGRDYQRANFKDWGIGPASDVLAAASFTAKEAYVDKDRQVLTGGSYGGYLTAWIVGHDHRFKAAVAQRGVYDLSTFFGEGNAWFLLPLYWGGYPWQKDVRPLLDRDSPLTYVDNIRTPLLIQHGDVDFRTGFVQSQVLYKSLKQLGRDVEYVRYPRATHELSRSGEPKQRLDTLVRYEEFFRRYIGEN
- a CDS encoding methylated-DNA--[protein]-cysteine S-methyltransferase; translation: MPHVLFPTPFGTCGIAWNDTGLTGFQLPEETAALTEQHLARKARSQPATEPPPEWVQGLIGRVQQHLEGQLQDFAGTELDWSRVTDFQQAVYLQAQAIKPGYKKSYGEIAKLMALGHEAARAVGVALATNPWPLIVPCHRVVSAGDKMTGFSAPGGVRTKTRLLTLEGAELLSE
- a CDS encoding DNA-3-methyladenine glycosylase yields the protein MKPKLQFDPVAALAHLRAGDTELAALIDRVGPFTMELNPAPSLFEALLRSIVYQQLHGKAAASIHGRVLAELAKHGGPTPAALTKASDAALRGAGLSGNKLLAVRDLARKCIAGTVPSLKVAAKLGDEELVTRLTEVRGIGPWTVHMLLIFHLGRPDVMPTGDFAIRLGFKKLYRKRKDPTPEAIIKHARRWSPYRSVASWYLWRSLDTG
- the tdh gene encoding L-threonine 3-dehydrogenase, whose translation is MSTTMRAIVKPTAGPGLIMTQVPVPRPGVNDVLIKIKKTSICGTDVHINKWDSWAQRVIKPPLVIGHEYVGTVEDLGNGVTGFTKGQVVTGEGHIVCGHCRNCLAGRRHLCPNTVGVGVNRDGAFADYVSIPASNVWKVPAGMDLDVVSCFDPLGNAVHTTLSYDMVGEDVLITGAGPIGCMAIAVAKHAGARKVVITDINDGRLELAKKFGPTRTVNTAKENLSDVWHKELGMTEGFDVGLEMSGSAIALNQMIDNMIMGGRIALLGTHSAKAEVDWNKIVFKMLHLKGIYGREMFETWYKMTALVQGGMDITPVITHRMPVANFQEGFDLMGAGKSGKIVLNWE
- a CDS encoding SatD family protein yields the protein MKYLALIGDIVDSKALPRRDQFQTELAAFLKEISSRNPALASPYTITLGDEFQAVYKSADTLFADIFSILCQIHPAQARFAVGVGVISTEINRKQALGMDGPAFHRAREAITGLKKTSYLLRLQGDPAKDAAYDRWILINHLLNLVSHKMDGWTRNRLRIMQGLLKEESVGTLEKELRISNVAVYKNINAAALDELQGLCKEITRLLNHELKTP
- a CDS encoding glycine C-acetyltransferase, which translates into the protein MNSAYSDHLTKTLGEIEAAGLYKRERIITTHQTAHIAVASGQKVLNLCANNYLGLADNPELITAARESLDRWGYGLASVRFICGTQQIHKDLEATLAGFLGTEDTILYSSCFDANGGLFETLLGAEDAVISDELNHASIIDGVRLCKAQRYRYKNNNLEDLEAKLKEADAAKARFKLIATDGVFSMDGFIANLKGICDLADKYGALVMVDDSHSVGFMGRTGRGTHEHCGVMGRVDVFTGTLGKALGGATGGYTSGRKQIIDLLRQRSRPYLFSNTIAPSVAAASIKCLEMLSRSTELRDKLEANTRFFREGLTKAGLTIRPGTHPIVPVMLGDAALSQKVAARMLEKGVYVIGFFYPVVPQGMARIRTQVSAAHSREDLEFAIKAFAEVKTEFGL
- a CDS encoding cytidine deaminase translates to MKNPTPAQLRQLKAAAKTAAGRAYAPYSKFTVGAAILTSTDRIYSGCNVENASYGLTNCAERTAIFNAVAAGEKRLRLKCVVVYTPTDIPTAPCGACRQVINEFGPDARILSVCRGKGHIASSTRELLPGAFGPADLA